The genomic stretch CCTGGACCTCTACTACCACAACGTGGGCATGACGCAGCAGGGTTATCTGCGCGTGACGGCCGTGGACGTGGATGGTGTGGTGGTGGCGGATACCAATCCCGACCAGCCCCTGCCCGATGCGCGGACGACGCCGCGGGCTCCGGCGGGCTTCCTGCAGGTGGCGCAAGGCAGGTAGCCCAGACTTCAGTCCAACCCCTGCCGGCCCGTGTCGCATGACGCGGGCCGGCACTTTTTACCAAGGTGTCCGACCATGGGTCGGACACCTGTCAGTAATTCTCAACGCCGGCCCAATTCATCATTCATATTCCTCCTGTGAGCGGAACCGCTGCCCGTTGAACGGCATTGTCCCCCCTGTGCCGGCGTGTGCCGGCCTTTTACACAGGAGCCACAATGTCACACCCTCCTCGACAGGATCATCCCGGCACCATGCATCATGCCATCGTGCGCGCCCGCAATCGGGAGCCGGTCTTCCACAACGATGGTGATCGCTGGGACTACCTGAACCTCCTGCACCGACACTCGCGGGCGACACAAACGGAGATCCACGCGTGGGTGCTCATGAGCAATCACGTGCATCTTCTTGTCACTGTTCGACGCGAGGGTGGCCTGGCGGGTCTTTTGCGATTGGCAAACGGAACCTACAGCCGTGACTACAATCGCCGCCATGGCCGCATGGGCAGCAACTGGCAGCCCCACGCCACCATCAAGCCGGTCGTCTTCCTCGATTACTGTGTCAGCTGCCATCTCTACATCGAGACCAATCCCGTGCGGGCTG from bacterium encodes the following:
- a CDS encoding transposase; translated protein: MHHAIVRARNREPVFHNDGDRWDYLNLLHRHSRATQTEIHAWVLMSNHVHLLVTVRREGGLAGLLRLANGTYSRDYNRRHGRMGSNWQPHATIKPVVFLDYCVSCHLYIETNPVRAGLVQRPEDYRWSSCRQHMLGTCDGITNDCPWYAALGRSAKRRLNVYQHLMHRYMDKLSRQKELGGADKDRGWITVEADLRIP